A genomic window from Meleagris gallopavo isolate NT-WF06-2002-E0010 breed Aviagen turkey brand Nicholas breeding stock chromosome 23, Turkey_5.1, whole genome shotgun sequence includes:
- the DRAXIN gene encoding draxin: MAASSTFFPPSLFLCVLLLSDIAFAISLDTDMKLKNENNNHFQNQEMWLQHPRSGHQHKHGLAKKGRVLALPARGQPAGEEAFRVGSGAPAMEELVPLGQPAALKQDKDKDVFLGFELPENQSPGSERGKKQNREQRRHSRRDRLKHHRGKAAVGPSSLYKKPESFEQQFQNLQAEEATSLTPTVLPVTALDLVVSTEEPPVLPATSPRSQARLRQDGDVMPTLDMALFDWTDYEDLKPEMWPSAKKKEKRRSKSSSGGNETSSAEGEPCDHHLDCLPGSCCDLREHLCKPHNRGLNNKCYDDCMCTEGLRCYAKFHRNRRVTRRKGRCVEPESANGEQGSFINV, encoded by the exons ATGGCAGCTTCCTCCACCTTCTTCCCTCCGTCTCTTTTCCTGTGtgtgctgcttctttctgaCATCGCCTTTGCCATCTCCTTGGACACTGACATGAAGCTCAAAAATGAGAACAACAACCACTTTCAAAACCAAGAGATGTGGCTTCAGCATCCCAGGAGTGGGCACCAGCACAAGCATGGCTTGGCCAAGAAAGGCAGGGTCCTTGCTCTGCCTGCTAGAGGGCAACCGGCTGGGGAAGAGGCCTTCCGAGTGGGCAGCGGAGCTCCAGCCATGGAGGAGCTGGTGCCACTTggccagccagcagcactgaaacaggATAAGGATAAGGATGTGTTCCTGGGCTTTGAGCTCCCAGAGAATCAGTCCCCTGGGtctgagagaggaaagaagcagaacCGAGAGCAGCGACGGCACAGCCGCAGGGACAGGCTGAAACACCACAGAG GGAAGGCTGCTGTTGGGCCAAGCTCCCTGTACAAGAAACCTGAAAGCTTCGAGCAACAGTTTCAAAACCTCCAGGCAGAGGAAGCGACCAGCCTGACCCCCACCGTGCTTCCCGTCACTGCCCTGGATCTGGTCGTTTCCACAGAAGAGCCTCCTGTTCTTCCAGCCACGTCGCCGCGGTCACAG GCCCGCCTCAGGCAAGATGGGGATGTGATGCCCACCCTAGATATGGCACTCTTTGACTGGACAGATTATGAGGACCTCAAACCAGAAATGTGGCCGTCAGCTAAAAAGAAAG AGAAACGCCGCAGTAAGAGCTCCAGTGGTGGAAATGAAACCTCATCAGCAGAAGGGGAGCCGTGTGACCACCACCTTGACTGCCTCCCAG GCTCTTGCTGTGACTTGCGTGAGCACCTCTGCAAACCACACAACCGAGGCCTCAACAACAAATGTTACGATGACTGTATGTGCACAGAAG GGCTACGCTGCTACGCCAAATTCCACCGGAACCGAAGGGTGACCCGAAGGAAAGGGCGCTGTGTGGAGCCTGAGTCGGCCAACGGAGAGCAGGGATCATTCATTAACGTTTAG